CACGGAATTAAATCCATGTACATCATCTAAATTATGAGATCTTGGGAGATATCATGTGATGAACTCCAGTTGTTTCATGCCATTGATTGTCATGATGGATGCCAGACCACCAGTTATCCCAAGCATTGGTGGGTCCTACTCTTCGACTATGTACAAGGTAAAAAGATGATCATATTGTGCCATAAATATCCAATTCATATAAATGGTGAAGATATTGAAATTATGATAAAAACAATGATAGTGGTGGTTGGCATTGAGTTTTCGGATCTCCCATGATGTAGTTCATTGTCTGTTTTCACAATTTAGAttgaagaaatatatatataaaatatattttccacTTGACTAAAATTGGGTTGAATCTTGACTAGAAATAATCCATTATATTAATTTccaataaatgaaataattttgtCAAATTGTACAAATATAGGAAAAATATAATGTCATTTGATGTTGATGAAAATGTACACAATCCAATCCGTGTTAGATGACATTCAAATTTGACATTACGTCCAAATTTGATGAAATTTACCAATGTGAGTTTAGTCCAATTAAACTTTGAAGTATTTGGCTTAATGTGTGATGAATTCAACTTGGGTTCGCCAATTAGAAAAATTCAACTCAATCACCATTGTAAGGTGATTGAGTAATTTTGTTCAAGATCATGAGATTGAACAAAAACCTACTGTGATTGGAACAGCTACTtacaaaataaattatcaacTGAGTTACAATATTATACAAGCTTGTCTTTTAAACATACGATATGTGCATAAACTCGAGCCGACATGCCTGCATGtacagaagtttctcacctgacgacAACGTAAGTTGGGCGAAAACCCAACACATGGTCATAAAGATATTACTCTATGTGGGAATCAAAATCAAGATCTCCTGAGTCCATACAATTTGATACTTCAAAAGATTAACCAAGTTATTAGTCAAGTGGTTATCATTTTGATATGAATTGATCCATATATACCAATTTCTTATGAATCAATATGTGACCTAAATTTCTAGGAAGTGGAAGTGGACAGTCAAACCATGGAAACCATATTTggccattttcattttttgttgtgttttttgtAGCAAAGAAGACGCAATTGGGGTGGTATTATCTCCAATCTGGTCCACGAATGAATGGAATGGGTGGCACTATTAATAAGTCTTAGGACTTGGTCCACCTTTTTAAACCCTAACAAAACGGCATTTACTTCGATCCCACCTCCCATtacacaaagaaaaagaaaactccaTTGCATTTGCATCCAACCAAGGTGGTTACTTTCCTACTCATTTCCCACCCTTCATTGCCATCAATACACATTTCAACAGAAAGATCCAAAATTAAAGGAAACTAAAAGTAACCCCAAACTATTCCccttcaaacaaaaatatattaataattaattaattttagtttatttttgataatttatttgttttgcttaaaattaaaaaaaatcatcgaAAGAGCAGAACTATATAATGCTAAGTAGAAGCCGGTCTAGCTAGGCGGCATGCTAGAGCTACCACGGTCCTGGATGAGAGTTCTTGTAGTAAAAGTTCTTGCAGTTTTAATCACAGATGTTCAATGTATAGAAATGGGAAAAGCGAAAtgtgaagaaataaaaaagagagatgGTGGTGGGAATAAATACAGAAACGGGCAAGCAAGAATCGCATGTTACATGTCGCTCTTTCTGCCTCGATGCATATAATCTAAgccttttaattaattttttttttatatttattgttttttccgTTTTAATGACTTATATTTACTTCCCTAATAAAAAACTTAAGACCCCATTTtctgcttttttatttttaaattttgtttttcttttatattatttgtctctctctctgcatATTTCTCTTGCTGAAGCAATGCTTGTCACCTACTCCTTTTGAGTTCCactatctttctctctctcaagacACTTTCTTTGTAGAAATTCAGGAGTCACAAGGTTTAACacccacagagagagagaggaggaggaggagagaagcTGCCCTGTTTTCTTGCTCTGTTTTTACTCTGTTTTTGGGTTCTGAGTCTCTGCAATGGAGAGACACAAGTGTAAGCTCTGCTTCAGGAGCTTCGCTAATGGAAGAGCTTTGGGTGGTCACATGAGGTCTCACATGCTGAATCTTCCGGTTCCTCTAAAGCCAGAActagaagaagaggaagacccaCAGAATCAACTCAGTGAAGATGCTGACTCAGCTTCTTCGTCCTCAtcatctgaagaagaagaagaagaaccagaGGGAGAAGAGAATTCAGAGAAGGGTTTGTCTTATGGTCTCAGAGAGAACCCAAAGAGAAGTTTTCGGTTGGTAGATCCTGAATTTGCTTTCGCTGTTGATGCTGGTTCTGTTGTTCTTCAAGACAGAGAAAGCGAGACCGAGTCATCAAAGAACCCAACTCGGAGACGATCTAAGCGAACTCGGAAGTTGATCCAGCATCATCAGTACTATAACCACCAGAATCAAGAACGAGAGAATTTCAAGAAGCTTAAGTTTCACAAACTcagtaacaacaacaacaaaaggtCCGAGTCATGGGCAGAGCCTGAACCGGTAAGTTCGATCTCCGATGCCGCCACAGAAGAAGATGTAGCTTTCTGTCTTATGATGCTTTCGAGGGACaaatggaagaagaaagaaaaacttcTCAATGAACAAGAACATGAAGAATTAAAGGCAGAGGAAGAAACAGATGAATCTGATGAGTTCAAATCATGCAAGAACAGAACTAGAGGAAAGTACAGATGCGAAACATGTAAGAAATCGTTTAAATCTTATCAAGCACTTGGCGGGCACAGAGCAAGtcacaagaaaatcaaagcaacCATTAATGTTCAAGAGCCAGAGTTGTTAGAAACAGAGAACAATGCAGGTTCTCAAAAGAAGATTCATAAATGTCCTTATTGTTACAGAGTTTTCTCTTCAGGACAAGCACTCGGTGGGCACAAGAGATCTCATGTAATTACCAGTTCAACAccgccgccgccaccaccaccacaaccaccAGCTACTACTACTGCTACTCCGGCGAGAAGTTCCACCATAAGCAACAATTTCATAGATCTTAATCTGCCAGCTCCAATTGACGACGACATTAGCCAAATCGAACTTTCTGCACTTTCTGATGATGAATTTGTTAACCATGCTAGGCGATGAAGACTCAAGGGTTTGATTGATGGTCTAAAAAGGTACAAAAATTTTGCCACTTTTATTGGATCCAAGAGGAACCCAATTTGACATTATcaattgggtttaattatcttGTTTGTCTCTGTCTTTAACTATTATAAAAATCCTAACTTTAATGCACTTCACCCTTTTTTTCTCTGTAGCAAATAATTCTGAACATCCATGAATGAATGCATTCATTGGCATTGTTTTTAGGTGTAAATTAACTGTTAGATTCCTGGGTTTTTCCATTAGCATTCTTGTTAATGGGTTATGTTAAATTCTTCCAGCTGTTGAggcattttgttttgttttgttctgtAAAGGTCGTCGTCTTCAATGGAGATTGAGAAAACTAAGTAGTTTTATTATTTAGAAAAAAGTAACTTCCACATGTCACTATAATACCCATTGTATACAGTTTTTGATGAAGCAGCAGCTAAGCTAATTCTATACCTTATCTGCCA
This sequence is a window from Tripterygium wilfordii isolate XIE 37 chromosome 8, ASM1340144v1, whole genome shotgun sequence. Protein-coding genes within it:
- the LOC120004357 gene encoding zinc finger protein ZAT9-like, with the protein product MERHKCKLCFRSFANGRALGGHMRSHMLNLPVPLKPELEEEEDPQNQLSEDADSASSSSSSEEEEEEPEGEENSEKGLSYGLRENPKRSFRLVDPEFAFAVDAGSVVLQDRESETESSKNPTRRRSKRTRKLIQHHQYYNHQNQERENFKKLKFHKLSNNNNKRSESWAEPEPVSSISDAATEEDVAFCLMMLSRDKWKKKEKLLNEQEHEELKAEEETDESDEFKSCKNRTRGKYRCETCKKSFKSYQALGGHRASHKKIKATINVQEPELLETENNAGSQKKIHKCPYCYRVFSSGQALGGHKRSHVITSSTPPPPPPPQPPATTTATPARSSTISNNFIDLNLPAPIDDDISQIELSALSDDEFVNHARR